The DNA segment GGCAAGCCACTACAGCGTCTCCCCCGCCATCGAGCGGGTCGGAAGCTCTACCAAGCTGAGCTACCGCGGGCCTATTTTTGAGCTGATAGCCGCTCAACTTTAAGCTTTACGCTAAGGATCCTTCATCTTATTTCTGCTTTATCTTCTCTATTGTTGAGGATGCTGCTTTTATGAGCCTGAGGTAGGAGCCTATTACAGCCCTCGCCGAGGATAAGTCTTCTGTGGTGACTTCGATTGTTAAGTGGTCGTCTTTATGCTCGAGCTTGACGGCTGCTCTGCGCTTTCTTTCGCTTCCCGTCTCAGGTAAAAGTGCTTTATAGATCGCAGATGCTTCTTCTTTTGAAGCTGCTATGTTGATAGTTGCTTTGAGGTGGAGGTTAGAGGTCGTATGCTCCTCCGGCAACCTTGTGACCACACTTTGAGCAGCTCCATATCCCGCTTGCTTTACGCCTCAGCTTTAGAGCGCCGCAGGAGGGGCATTTTCTTCTGCTTTTCTGCAGAAGCACTACTCTACTATATCTTACACGTAAGGTTCTGCCGTACTTCGCGCCCAAGCCTTTGAGTGTCTTGTCTTCTCCTCTAACCAACGCTGCCCACCGCCTTCTTTATTATCTCCCTTATTTCTTGCCCTTTAATCTTAGCGGTCTCCGCTGCGAACATGATCTGCTCGTAGGTCAACCCGCCAGCCAACCCCTTCTGCCCAGCACATAAATGCCCTTCGTCAACAGTAGTTAAAGTTATCCTAGCGTCCATAACCGCCTCCTCCTCTGAATCTGGGTCAACCACCATCGCCTCACCTATTCTGGCAAATGTTACTGAGACAGGTATCTTAGATACTGGTAGCGGTATCATACTGTCTTTCTCCTTGATTTCGCCGCTTGGTGTAACTTCCAGTTCAGGCATCTTCGTGGTCAGAAGCGCTGAAACGACAGCGTAGCTCGTAGCATCTATCAGATTCCCATCAACATTCAAAACACTAACATCAACAAATATAGCCCTAACCTTCTGCCCAGGGATGAGCACAAGCTTAGACAGATCGACCATATCCGATTCCCTCACCCCTCTGTCAACCACCCTTGAAAGCTCTATAGCGTCTTCATCAGGCGGACCTGGCTCAGCGTAGGGTGAAGCTAAGGGGAGTATTTCAGCGTTCACAACCAGCAGCCCCTTATCCGGGGTGTCAGGGAATGGTGCACCTACCTCAATC comes from the Nitrososphaerota archaeon genome and includes:
- a CDS encoding 50S ribosomal protein L37, with translation MVRGEDKTLKGLGAKYGRTLRVRYSRVVLLQKSRRKCPSCGALKLRRKASGIWSCSKCGHKVAGGAYDL
- a CDS encoding KEOPS complex Pcc1-like subunit yields the protein MPEEHTTSNLHLKATINIAASKEEASAIYKALLPETGSERKRRAAVKLEHKDDHLTIEVTTEDLSSARAVIGSYLRLIKAASSTIEKIKQK
- a CDS encoding exosome complex protein Rrp42, whose product is MEHLRKAHMIELLAQGRRLDGRALLDYRPIDIKCNVIQKANGSAQVSLGNTQVIAGVKIEVGAPFPDTPDKGLLVVNAEILPLASPYAEPGPPDEDAIELSRVVDRGVRESDMVDLSKLVLIPGQKVRAIFVDVSVLNVDGNLIDATSYAVVSALLTTKMPELEVTPSGEIKEKDSMIPLPVSKIPVSVTFARIGEAMVVDPDSEEEAVMDARITLTTVDEGHLCAGQKGLAGGLTYEQIMFAAETAKIKGQEIREIIKKAVGSVG